CCCCCAAGAGCCGCTGATTAAAGGGGACGCGATCTGCGCGGTGATTTCCGCCGCATCGATCGTGGCCAAAGTCTACCGCGACGCGCTCATGCAGGAGCTCGACCGCGAAGACCCGCGCTACGGCTTTGCGACCCACAAGGGATACGCAACGCCGCAGCACATCGAGGCGCTGCGGATCTACGGGCCGTGCGTCCATCACCGAATCGGGTTCACGCGGGTCAAAGATGCCCAACTCGACTTCTTCTAAGGGCCGGGACGGCGAGGATCGGGCGGTGGCCCTGCTCGAGGCGGCCGGCTACCGCATCCTGGAACGCAACGTCCGCGTGCCCGGGGGCGAGATCGACGTCGTCTGCCTGGATGGGCGAACGTTGGTGTTTGTGGAGGTCAAGCAGCGTAGCGGGGCTGCCTTTGGGTCGGCGCTCCATGGGGTCGATGCCCCCAAGCGCAAGCGGCTACGCCGGGCGGCTGCCGATTACGCCCAAATCGTCGCACCCGCGGCGAGGTTTCGCTTCGATGTCGTGGCACTAGACGGTAATCGGCCACAGTTGCATCGAAACGCCTTCTAGGATGGTGAACAGGGCATAGTGGAATCACTCCAAGGACGGACCCTCGGCGGGCGTTACGACATCGCCGAGTTGATCGGGCGTGGCGGCACGGCCGACACCTACCGGGCTCAAGACCAGACGCTGGGCCGGGATGTTGCCGTAAAGGTGCTGATCGAGCGCTCCGACGAGACCAATGCGCGCTTGCTTTTGGAAGCCCGTGCGATGGCGCGCCTCAACCACCCCCGCATCGTCGCCGTCTACGATGCCGGAGAGGACCACGGTATCTCCTACATCGTGATGGAACTCGTACGCGGTAAAACGCTCTCGGCGCTCGAAGGCGGCGAACTCGGCTACAAGCAGGCTCTCGGCTATATGTACGAGATTTTGGAAGGGCTGGACTACGCGAACTCGCAGGGAATCATTCACCGCGACATCAAGCCGGCGAACGTCATGACGGTCGATGAAGGCCGCCACGTGAAGCTCACCGACTTCGGGCTGGCGCGCCGCGCGAGCGAAGTGACGCAAACGACGCGGACAGGGCAGATCGTCGGCACCATTTCCTACCTGGCACCCGAGCGATTCCTCAGCAAGCCGGCCGACGTGCGCAGCGATCTCTACTCGGTCGGCATCTTGATGTACGAGATTTTTACCGGTACGCTCCCGTTCCGCAACGACCGCGACGACATCGTCGCGACGATGTACTCGCACGTTCACGATCTACCGACCTCTCCGCGCGAGATCAACCGCAATATTCCCGAGGTCCTCGAAAGCGTGATCATGCG
The DNA window shown above is from Candidatus Dormiibacterota bacterium and carries:
- a CDS encoding YraN family protein, which codes for MPNSTSSKGRDGEDRAVALLEAAGYRILERNVRVPGGEIDVVCLDGRTLVFVEVKQRSGAAFGSALHGVDAPKRKRLRRAAADYAQIVAPAARFRFDVVALDGNRPQLHRNAF
- a CDS encoding protein kinase: MESLQGRTLGGRYDIAELIGRGGTADTYRAQDQTLGRDVAVKVLIERSDETNARLLLEARAMARLNHPRIVAVYDAGEDHGISYIVMELVRGKTLSALEGGELGYKQALGYMYEILEGLDYANSQGIIHRDIKPANVMTVDEGRHVKLTDFGLARRASEVTQTTRTGQIVGTISYLAPERFLSKPADVRSDLYSVGILMYEIFTGTLPFRNDRDDIVATMYSHVHDLPTSPREINRNIPEVLESVIMRAIEKDPGRRYQTAREFLVEIETLLGPLPTTPAPLSEPPRPLRTFTPAAGGASTDPTLRQALDRALASSRNRNDALENVLKGMIATRRRNYDEARDAYLAAMHELAAINNDVEYAKTALKYATMVLQKAADGQRERNELRDGVNRLNEALRIFHDFGLHEQYAHAEYTINALERTAIGIIF